Proteins encoded by one window of Salvia splendens isolate huo1 chromosome 7, SspV2, whole genome shotgun sequence:
- the LOC121741332 gene encoding uncharacterized protein LOC121741332 isoform X1 codes for MDSDLLVTNCLTGEFGENQIISVVDHVHHSTTKSDSFVVDMERFSHLIEKEKVTNSTHSRITLQRNLSRKGSMKPAERKVSSNERDASMIATSPRATFTLEKQALVVAGPQDHSLATPQLHHQISITNGCITTASAQTKAGPTKRFGFRRSSTIDPTRILFFFATISCMGTILLIYFTLSMGKINGDANNDNPLN; via the exons ATGGACTCTGATCTTCTTGTTACAAACTGCCTCACCGGAGAATTCGGAGAGAATCAGATAATCTCCGTCGTTGATCACGTGCACCACTCCACCACTAAATCTGATAGCTTCGTGGTCGATATGGAAAGGTTTTCTCATCtcatagaaaaagaaaaagttaccAATTCTACTCATTCAAGAATCACT TTGCAGAGAAACCTTTCAAGGAAAGGATCGATGAAACCCGCAGAAAGGAAAGTGAGTAGCAACGAGAGAGATGCTAGTATGATTGCAACTTCACCAAGAG CTACTTTCACGCTTGAAAAGCAAGCGCTAGTGGTGGCTGGGCCCCAGGACCACTCCCTTGCTACGCCCCAGCTCCATCATCAGATCTCCATCACCAACGGATGCATAACCACCGCCTCTGCTCAAACTAAAGCAGGCCCTACCAAGAGATTCGGCTTCCGCCGTTCATCCACCATTGATCCTACAAGAATACTTTTCTTCTTTGCAACCAT ATCATGCATGGGAACCATTCTACTCATCTATTTCACCTTATCAATGGGCAAGATCAACGGCGATGCAAACAACGACAACCCTCTTAATTAA
- the LOC121741332 gene encoding uncharacterized protein LOC121741332 isoform X2 — protein MDSDLLVTNCLTGEFGENQIISVVDHVHHSTTKSDSFVVDMERFSHLIEKEKVTNSTHSRITRNLSRKGSMKPAERKVSSNERDASMIATSPRATFTLEKQALVVAGPQDHSLATPQLHHQISITNGCITTASAQTKAGPTKRFGFRRSSTIDPTRILFFFATISCMGTILLIYFTLSMGKINGDANNDNPLN, from the exons ATGGACTCTGATCTTCTTGTTACAAACTGCCTCACCGGAGAATTCGGAGAGAATCAGATAATCTCCGTCGTTGATCACGTGCACCACTCCACCACTAAATCTGATAGCTTCGTGGTCGATATGGAAAGGTTTTCTCATCtcatagaaaaagaaaaagttaccAATTCTACTCATTCAAGAATCACT AGAAACCTTTCAAGGAAAGGATCGATGAAACCCGCAGAAAGGAAAGTGAGTAGCAACGAGAGAGATGCTAGTATGATTGCAACTTCACCAAGAG CTACTTTCACGCTTGAAAAGCAAGCGCTAGTGGTGGCTGGGCCCCAGGACCACTCCCTTGCTACGCCCCAGCTCCATCATCAGATCTCCATCACCAACGGATGCATAACCACCGCCTCTGCTCAAACTAAAGCAGGCCCTACCAAGAGATTCGGCTTCCGCCGTTCATCCACCATTGATCCTACAAGAATACTTTTCTTCTTTGCAACCAT ATCATGCATGGGAACCATTCTACTCATCTATTTCACCTTATCAATGGGCAAGATCAACGGCGATGCAAACAACGACAACCCTCTTAATTAA